In one window of Vibrio sp. JC009 DNA:
- the ychF gene encoding redox-regulated ATPase YchF — protein sequence MGFKCGIVGLPNVGKSTLFNALTKAGIEAANFPFCTIEPNTGVVPVPDLRLDALANIVNPQRVLPTTMEFVDIAGLVAGASKGEGLGNKFLANIRETDAIGHVVRCFENENIVHVAGKISPLEDIEIINLELALADLDTCERAIQRQAKRAKGGDKDAKFEITVLEKLLPVLTEGGMARSVELAKEELAAIGYLNFLTLKPTMYIANVNEDGFEDNPYLDLVREHASKENAVVVPVCAAIESELSELDDEDREEFLADMGIEEPGLNRVIRSGYELLALQTYFTAGVKEVRAWTIPIGATAPQSAGKIHTDFEKGFIRAEVVGYDDFIEYNGESGAKEAGKWRLEGKDYIVKDGDVVHFRFNV from the coding sequence ATGGGTTTTAAATGTGGCATCGTTGGTCTGCCAAACGTAGGTAAATCAACTCTGTTTAACGCACTGACAAAAGCGGGTATCGAAGCAGCAAACTTCCCGTTCTGTACTATCGAGCCAAACACAGGTGTTGTTCCTGTGCCGGACCTTCGTCTGGACGCACTGGCAAACATCGTTAACCCTCAGCGCGTACTGCCAACGACAATGGAATTTGTTGATATCGCTGGTCTGGTTGCCGGTGCTTCTAAAGGTGAAGGCCTGGGTAACAAATTCCTGGCAAACATCCGTGAAACTGACGCTATCGGTCACGTAGTTCGCTGCTTTGAGAACGAAAACATCGTTCACGTTGCAGGTAAAATCTCTCCGCTGGAAGATATCGAAATCATCAACCTTGAGCTTGCTCTTGCTGACCTTGATACCTGTGAGCGTGCTATTCAGCGTCAGGCAAAACGAGCTAAAGGCGGTGACAAGGATGCGAAATTTGAAATCACTGTTCTGGAAAAACTGCTTCCTGTACTGACAGAAGGTGGAATGGCACGCAGTGTTGAACTGGCTAAAGAAGAGCTGGCGGCTATCGGCTACCTGAACTTCCTGACACTGAAACCAACCATGTACATCGCTAACGTGAATGAAGACGGCTTTGAAGACAACCCGTACCTGGACCTTGTTCGTGAGCACGCTTCTAAAGAAAATGCGGTTGTTGTTCCTGTTTGTGCAGCCATTGAGTCTGAACTGTCAGAACTTGACGACGAAGACCGTGAAGAGTTCCTTGCTGATATGGGCATCGAAGAACCAGGCCTTAACCGCGTTATCCGTTCCGGTTATGAGCTGCTTGCGCTTCAGACTTACTTCACCGCTGGCGTAAAAGAGGTTCGCGCATGGACAATTCCAATCGGTGCAACGGCTCCTCAGTCAGCAGGTAAGATCCACACTGACTTCGAAAAAGGCTTTATCCGTGCAGAAGTTGTTGGTTATGACGACTTTATTGAATATAACGGTGAAAGTGGCGCTAAAGAAGCGGGTAAATGGCGTCTTGAAGGTAAAGACTACATTGTTAAAGATGGGGATGTGGTTCATTTCCGTTTTAATGTTTAA
- the pth gene encoding aminoacyl-tRNA hydrolase, producing MSQEIKLLVGLANPGPEYAKTRHNAGAWVVEELARVHNVMLKNEPKFFGLTGRILANGHDLRLLVPTTYMNLSGKAISALAKFYQIKPEEIMVAHDELDLPPGVGKFKKGGGHGGHNGLKDTISKLGNNKEFYRLRIGIGHPGHRDKVSGYVLGKAPAKEQECIEAVVDESVRSLDILLKDGLTKAQNRLHTFKAE from the coding sequence TTGAGTCAAGAGATAAAACTACTCGTTGGTCTTGCAAATCCAGGACCGGAATATGCGAAAACCCGCCACAATGCCGGTGCATGGGTTGTTGAAGAACTGGCTCGCGTTCATAACGTGATGCTGAAAAACGAGCCTAAATTCTTTGGTCTGACTGGCCGTATTCTGGCAAATGGTCATGACCTGCGTCTGCTTGTTCCAACCACTTATATGAACCTATCAGGTAAGGCAATTTCAGCGCTTGCTAAGTTCTATCAGATCAAACCTGAAGAGATCATGGTGGCGCACGATGAGTTAGATCTTCCTCCGGGCGTTGGTAAATTTAAAAAAGGTGGCGGTCACGGTGGTCATAACGGCCTGAAAGACACCATCAGCAAACTTGGAAACAACAAAGAATTTTACCGTCTTCGGATCGGCATCGGCCATCCGGGACACAGAGACAAAGTATCTGGTTATGTGTTAGGCAAAGCTCCTGCCAAAGAGCAAGAATGCATTGAAGCCGTCGTCGATGAGTCTGTTCGCAGTCTCGATATCTTACTGAAAGATGGCTTAACTAAAGCACAGAATCGCTTACATACATTCAAAGCAGAATAA